The DNA region GTACCAGTCCGAAACAAATATTATCCATTGTACCAACAATGTAACGATAGTTTACACTTGACAATAAAAAGCAGCTGGATATAGGGAAGCTTTGCGTCCTGCTTTCCCCTCCCACATTCATACTTCTGGTACTTAATCAAAATTTATTCCATGGTATCAAACAGCAAACTGAAAAACAGAGACATGAAAAGATTATCAATAGCCACGACAAGTACAAGTAATTTAGTTATTGCAGACGCTGATGtatgaaaattaatatttgaaaGATATAACAAATGGGAAAGGCAGGGGTGTGGCGGTGGGGGTGAGGGATGGAGGTGGGGGCGAACCAATCTATTATAGTATTGTTTCAAAAATGATCAGAGTGTGAATGCTTCAAAATTAGACATCAGTGCTTAAATTTGTCAAAACGCGGAGCTGGTTACAGGAACTGTATAGCAACACAATAGGATGACTATTGACGAGATATACACGAAGATGGAACATGCGAAATGTTGAAGATCGTTGTGCTGTTTAGATCATTTTGATGTATTCAATCAGTTTATAACTAGTCACACCCTTCAGGCGCTTTTTCATTAGTTTCTAATTTTTTGAAGAGACATGTCTCTCAATTTCAGTGATCAAAGAACACATCCCCATGCATGCTTGCACAGGGTTGTCATGCAAAATCCACTAAAGCCGCCAGTGTTATGACTGTTGTCTGTTCCTGCctttttttgttggttttgtttCTCTTATATTGGTCCCAAGAAGAGTTGCTTTCTCTAGGTTGGGtaggaattttggaaattcatTGTCATGACAGAAATAATTGAAGTTGCAACGGTCAAGGAGAGGTCAGAAGTACTACAAAAGGGCAAAGGAGATAAAGTTCCTGAGAGGAATACCTTGGAGAACGTTGTATATGTTGCTATGTTTTTTGATAATCCAAACAATAAGAGCATCAAAAAGATCCATTTATCCCAACAAGAAAAGGGACCTAGATAAAAAGGGAGAGTATTTTACTGATTTGGAATTCAATCTCACTTTATTAAAGTTCACAGCATGCAAAGAATAAATCTTTTTAGATGAATGTTTATCACGTGTAGAATCCATAGTTATTATCAACACTATAATGTAAATGTAACACTGGTTTAAGAACCAACCTTTTAAAAAACTCAAGCAGCAGCAGCCTGTTGTAGCTCCCTATCTGCGTGCTCCCTGATCCTCCTTTCTAGCTCTGGTCTAAAGTGCCTAATAAGACCCTGCACTGGCCAAGCAGCAGCGTCACCCAAGGCACAAATGGTATGCCCTTCAATCTGTTTCGTCACCTCTTGGAGCATGTCAATCTCTTCCAACTTTGCATTGCCAACCTTCATTCTTTCCATGATCATCCAAAGCCACCCTGTGCCTTCCCTACATGGTGTGCATTGACCACAGCTCTCGTGCTTATAGAAGTACGAGAGCCTTGCAATTGCATCTACAATATCAGTTGACTTGTCCATGACAATTACAGCAGCAGTCCCCAACCCTGACTGCACAGCTTTGAGTGCATCAAAATCCATTAGTACATCCTCACACACGTTCTTGGGAAGCAATGGAACAGATGAACCTCCTGGTATTACAGCAAGCAAATTGTCCCATCCTCCACGAACACCGCCACAGTGCCTTTCTAACAGCTCCTTCAATGGAATACTCATTTCCTCTTCCACTGTGCAGGGCCTGTTTACATGGCCTGAGATGCAAAACAGCTTTGTCCCTGCATTGTTCTTCCGGCCAAAACTAGAAAACCACTCTGGCCCACGCCTTAAGATGGTTGGTGAAACAGCTACAGTTTCAACATTAGTGACAGTTGTTGGACATCCATATAGTCCCGCATTAGCTGGAAATGGAGGCTTCAGTCTTGGTTTGCCTTGTTTGCCCTCAAGGCTCTCCAGAAGAGCTGTCTCTTCACCACAAATATAGGCACCAGCACcaaaatgaatatatacatcGAAATCATAACCAGATCCACAAGCATTTTTCCCCAACAATCCAGCTTCGTAGGCTTCTTTCCTAGCCTTCGCAAGGCTCAACCTTTCATTCACATACTCTCCCCTGATATAAATATAAGCAGCTCTAGCCCTCATCCCCACTCCAGCAATCAGACAACCTTCCAACAACTTGTGTGGGTCATGTCTCATGATTTCCCTGTCTTTACAGGTTCCAGGTTCACTTTCATCAGCATTGACAACAAGATATGAAGGACGGCCATCTGTTGTCTTTGGCATGAAGGACCATTTGAGACCAGATGGAAAACCAGCACCACCACGTCCTCGAAGACCAGATTTCTTCATTTCATTCACAATCCAGTCAGAACCCTTGATGACAAGATCTTTTGTTCTGTACCAATCTCCTCGCTTCATGGCACCTTTGAGGTAAGGGTCATGCAATCCGTAGAGATTTGTGAAAATACGATCCTCATCTTTAAGGCCGCCAAAGTGTGTCTTCTCaggaggtggtggtggtggtgtagGTTGGGGAGTGCCAGCAGTTGATGCAGCCTGAGTGCTAAATAACCTACCATGTAGGCCCCATCTTTCACCAGAACGCTGAGCTAATGCAGTCCTTTGCAGAGAAAGAAGGCCCTTTATAGGTGCCTGTGAGAAGAACATGAGACACGTCACTACATCACTAATTTTACTCTCATAAGAGGCGAGATTGAGCAAGCATAATTACCAAGAAATAATCGTACTGCACTAAGTGATGGGTATATACATCATGATTCTAGGAGATCATCCACAACCCACCTTTTTTCCTGGGCTTCGGATGGGGGTACACTTTGCTAAACTCACGGAAGCAGAATTAACAGATTGCAAACATAAGATCAAGAGAGTAACACCTCAAAATTATACAGAAAATATATTGTTAATACCTGATGCTAAGGGAATTGGCTAAAAAGgggaagaaacaaaaagaactTTCCCCTTTTGATGTGTATGTGTCCATTGGGtggtgtgtgtggggggggctCAGATGCAAGACATCTTCCACTACATTGTTTTAATAGTTTAGGTACTAATTTAATTTACATCTACCTCtctaaaaaattacataaggcTTGGAGCAACGTAAAGTTGTCTCTAAAAAAAAGGGgcagggcagcccggtgcacaaagCGTCCTGTGTTAGCAGGGTCTAGGGAAGGGCCGCACCCCAAGGGGTGTGATGCAGACAGCCTACCTTAATGCAAGCATTGGTGGCTGCTTgcacggctcgaacccgtgacctataggtcacacgGAGAGACAACTTTACTGTTGCTTCAAGCCTTCCACCAAAGTAATagagtaaaaatattttctttcccctGAAAATTGTTGCTCATCTCTCGAAAGGGCTTAATTCCAAGTATAGGGGCAGACTCCATAAATTCCTTGTTAACCAATATACATGTAATAACTCATTCTAAACTACAAagtaaaacacacacacacacagacaaacaaagaaaagaagacaCTAGGTACATGAATTTAAGAGTTCTGATAAGGAATTTAGGTTCAAAATACAAACTTTCATAAGCTATAGCATACTCAAATCTATAAAAATAacccagtttttttttttttttttaaaaaaagcagATCAATGAAGCAACAGCTCTCCCTGATAACTTATCCAAGCATCAAATAAGATCAAAGGCAATTAGGGTTTCTCCTCATTCTTCCAAATCAGTTAAACACTAACCTTAAAAATCCCATCTTTGAGACTATAAATTCGCATTAAAAATTCCTCCTCAagagaaccaaaaaaaaaaaaactaacaaaCCAAGAACGCATTAAAATGCATTTTTCacaatatattttcatttccattttggtggcaaaaaaaaaatatatagaaaaatatagatCGAAGAGAGGGACATACCATGACAGAAATGTGatgaattgatgaaattgagcTGATTTTAGAGCAGATTAGGGTGAGATTGAAGCTATATTGTCTTTCTTAACAACAcgagaaaaaaagagaatgaagcTGTTGTGATTTGTGAATCATGACGGTCCACGTAGTGGGCCTTGATGGGTAGCAAATATCATAATGGGCCTTCATTTTAGCAAGTGTCATAATGGGCCTTAGTGACAACGGCTGATTTACGGATTTAACCAACTAGCCTCTTTTTAGGCCCATCATTTAGAGTTTGTTCCTATTTTAAAAGTTGTATAATCCTTGAAAAATTATCCTTCCCGGACAAGGTTAGATTCAAATTTACTCAACCTTATATACAAAATAATAGACTGTTATCTGACATTTTAACTTACAAATTTTAGATGTCTAATTTTCTCATAAGATTTTCTGTTTGCTCAAAGGAAATTTTCAAACAATgatctaaaaaagaaaaataaaaacaagagtTATTTACTAAACAACTATCCCAAAAACGAATAATCGGAAAAAAATTCACTCTGTGTACCAAGCTAATTTCTTTGGGATTTTAAGACATCTAGGGTATATATAGAGTTATTAGTTACATAAGTGGCATTTTTTCCCCATAAATAGTACTCTTAGACTTTGTATCAGTTTtagcatgtatatataattccattATTTGAAATTGCATTTTATCTCTTGTGGTCTGCGCTCTTGCTCtcgatatatatacacacagaGTGTCATACGACTTATACACTTGCAAAAGTCATAATGTTATTTTTTGGCTGCTATAACgaaatgttattatagagaacatataatataacatgcaTACAGAGGATCATTGTTATAAAAAATTCTGACGGTATTTGACGTTTACTAAGAAGGCTATTTATATGTTTGCCAAGaaggtatgtatgtttgtgcTATATAATTTCCTTGGTAGAGTAAAAAGCTTAGTAATAAATTGTTTTAAACACATGAG from Lycium ferocissimum isolate CSIRO_LF1 chromosome 2, AGI_CSIRO_Lferr_CH_V1, whole genome shotgun sequence includes:
- the LOC132047165 gene encoding NADH dehydrogenase [ubiquinone] flavoprotein 1, mitochondrial, giving the protein MFFSQAPIKGLLSLQRTALAQRSGERWGLHGRLFSTQAASTAGTPQPTPPPPPPEKTHFGGLKDEDRIFTNLYGLHDPYLKGAMKRGDWYRTKDLVIKGSDWIVNEMKKSGLRGRGGAGFPSGLKWSFMPKTTDGRPSYLVVNADESEPGTCKDREIMRHDPHKLLEGCLIAGVGMRARAAYIYIRGEYVNERLSLAKARKEAYEAGLLGKNACGSGYDFDVYIHFGAGAYICGEETALLESLEGKQGKPRLKPPFPANAGLYGCPTTVTNVETVAVSPTILRRGPEWFSSFGRKNNAGTKLFCISGHVNRPCTVEEEMSIPLKELLERHCGGVRGGWDNLLAVIPGGSSVPLLPKNVCEDVLMDFDALKAVQSGLGTAAVIVMDKSTDIVDAIARLSYFYKHESCGQCTPCREGTGWLWMIMERMKVGNAKLEEIDMLQEVTKQIEGHTICALGDAAAWPVQGLIRHFRPELERRIREHADRELQQAAAA